A DNA window from Acidobacteriota bacterium contains the following coding sequences:
- a CDS encoding DUF1428 domain-containing protein: MANYIDGFVLPVPRDRLDAYKRLAEAVATIWKEHGALDYREYVGDDMKLEGTRSFTDLVAATENETIVFGWVVFASREARDLANAKVAADPRMADLIDSSNSGFDAKRMAYGGFQSMFR, translated from the coding sequence ATGGCTAATTACATCGACGGATTTGTTCTTCCCGTTCCGCGCGATCGCCTGGACGCGTACAAGCGTCTTGCTGAAGCGGTGGCAACAATTTGGAAGGAACATGGCGCGCTCGACTACCGGGAATATGTCGGTGACGATATGAAATTGGAGGGGACGCGCTCGTTCACCGATCTCGTAGCTGCAACGGAGAATGAAACCATCGTGTTTGGATGGGTGGTATTTGCTTCTCGTGAGGCACGTGACCTGGCAAACGCAAAGGTCGCGGCTGACCCACGGATGGCAGATTTGATCGACTCATCGAATTCAGGTTTTGACGCTAAACGGATGGCATACGGTGGGTTTCAGTCGATGTTCCGGTAA
- a CDS encoding DUF2784 domain-containing protein, with protein MTDSLYYRIAADVVLAVHVGFVLFVILGLVLTLIGGVRGWSWVKNPWFRLGHLLAIGVVVAQAWLGEICRLTTLEMALRSRAGDAVYSGSFIAHWMETLLYYEAPLWVFAIGYTVFGLLVVASWFIVPPRRRVRHNRAKLKETE; from the coding sequence GTGACTGATTCGCTGTACTACCGAATAGCGGCCGACGTAGTGCTCGCAGTTCACGTCGGCTTCGTCCTCTTCGTGATTCTCGGTCTTGTTCTCACCCTGATCGGCGGCGTTCGAGGTTGGAGCTGGGTCAAGAACCCATGGTTTCGCCTGGGTCATTTGCTGGCTATTGGTGTCGTTGTGGCTCAAGCATGGCTAGGGGAGATTTGCCGCTTAACAACCCTTGAGATGGCGCTCCGATCTCGCGCCGGAGATGCCGTCTACAGTGGTAGTTTCATCGCCCACTGGATGGAAACTCTCCTCTACTACGAGGCGCCGCTGTGGGTTTTTGCGATTGGCTATACGGTGTTCGGCTTGCTGGTCGTGGCGAGTTGGTTCATCGTTCCTCCCCGGCGACGGGTCCGACACAATCGAGCGAAGTTGAAAGAAACAGAGTAA